Genomic window (Allostreptomyces psammosilenae):
CGCATCCCGGCGAAGGTGACCCGGATGGGGAGGGTGGGGTGCGTGGGACGCCGAAACCCCCGGTCACCGATGCCGGTGGCCGGGGGTCCGGGTGCGCCGCGCCGCCGTCCGGGGCCGCTGGGCGCGGGTGTCGGCTCAGTACCAGCCGTTGAGCTGCCAGAACTGCCAGGCCGCGACCGGGCTGCCGTACCGCTCGTTCATGTAGTCCAGGCCCCAGCGCAGCTGGGTCTCCGGGTTGGTGCGCCAGTCGTCGCCGTGGGTGGCCATCTTGGAGCCGGGCAGCGCCTGCATCAGGCCGTAGGCGCCGCTGCTGGGGTTGGTCGCGGTGACGTTCCAGCTGCTCTCGTGCTCGACGATGTTGCAGAACGCCTCGTACTGCACCGGGTCCGGGACCAGCTGGCGGGCGATCTCCCGGGGGTCGGTGGCCGTAACGACGACCTGGTCCGCCTCGGCGGCGGTGGAGGAGTCGCCAACCGGGGTCGTGCTCATCGGCGCCGACATGCCCACGGAGACGCCGGACTCGGCGGCGGCCCGCTCCAGCTGCGCCAGGTGGTTGAGGTGCTGCACATGCCGCACGTGCTCCAGGTGCCTGATGTGCTCCAGGTGGCGCACGTGCTTCTCGTGGGCGCTCAGCGTGGCCGCGTCCGCGGTCATCGCACCGCCGGTGGCGCCGACGAAGACGGCGCCGAGGGCGGCACCGAGCACGATGGCGGCCTTGCCGCGTGTGGACAGGGCGGTGGTACGGCGGGAAGACATGAAGGGAAGTACCTCGGGTGGTCGAGTGCGGGTGGGCCGGATGCGCCAGCCTGGGTCGGTCGACGGGCGTGCGCCCGGCACCGCTCGCCACGGGGCCCCTCGCCGGTGAGGGAACGTGCGAACGCGCCGCGGCGGAATTCCGGAGAACTCCTCCCGGTGATCCGCGAACCCGGTCCGGCGACTTGCCGGCCGAATCCGCGGCCACTCGGAAATCGAACTCGCGATTTCACCGCGGCGCCGTGCGGCGGAAACCTTTGTAGACCCTCCGGGAAAGGGCCGTAAACCCCATCAGAAACTATCCGCGGTCGTAATTGCCGGCCGCCGGGGCGGTGCCCCGCACACCGTGCCGACTCACCCGTCGAGGCACCCGCCCGCCCCGCCGGCACCCCCGTGATCGGCGCCGTCGTTCCGGACCTCCCCGGCCTG
Coding sequences:
- a CDS encoding aggregation-promoting factor C-terminal-like domain-containing protein, which codes for MSAPMSTTPVGDSSTAAEADQVVVTATDPREIARQLVPDPVQYEAFCNIVEHESSWNVTATNPSSGAYGLMQALPGSKMATHGDDWRTNPETQLRWGLDYMNERYGSPVAAWQFWQLNGWY